In Luteitalea sp., the genomic window GGAATCGACGTGCAGCAGTGGCGGGCCCTCGTCCGACTCTCGCTGGTGCTCGACTTGCGGCGGACGCGTGGCTTCAGCTTTGGCGTGCACGAGCGCCGCGGCGCGCGTGGGACGTTGATCGGGCTGTTCCTGTTCCAGGCCGCGCTCGGCGGCCTGCTCGCGTACTTGATCGCCGTCCTGCCGGATCCGTTCGCCTCGGCCACGCTCTACTTTCTCTTACTCATTGCCTCGTTGGCTGCGCTGCTGCTGACCGACTTTCATACGGTCGTCCTCGCGCCCGACGACTTCGCGATCCTCGGCTATCGCCCTGTCGCGTCTCGAACGTTCTTCGCCGCCCGGCTGACGAGTCTGCTGTTGTTTGCGTGGGTGCTCGCGCTTGCGACAAGCGCCGCGCCGCTCGTCGTGTGGATACGGCTGGCCGGCGGACCGCTGGTTGGCGTGGCGGCCCTCGCGGCGACGCTAGTGGCGAGCGCGCTGACGGCGGTGACCGTCGCAACGGTCTACGGAATGCTTCTGCGCGTGCTACCGGCGGATCGGCTGCACCGGTGGCTCGGCTACGCGCAGCTCCTGTTCACCTTCGTCGTTTACGGCAGTTTCCTGTTGCTGTCACGCCTTCAATCGGCGCTGTTGCACGTCCGCGTCGAGAAGGGATGGTATCTCTATCTCGATCCTGCGGCGTGGTTTGCCGCATGGCTGGAGATCGCCGCTGGCCGCGCCGGGTCACTCGACTTCACAGCCGCAGCGGTGCCTGCTGTGTTACTTCTCTTGCTGGGCCCCGTTGCAGCGAGGCGCCTCTCGCTCGAGTATGCCGACCGTCTGGCCAGCCTCTCTGCGGCGACACGTGTGTCGGATACGCCAATCACCTCGCTCGGCCCGCGGATCCTCACGCCGGAGCATCGTGCGGTCGACCTGCTGGTACGCGCCCAGTTTCGCGTCGATCAACGGTTTCGTCTCGCGATCTTGAGCATCCTTCCACTCACCGTGCTCTACCTCTTCATGGGAATTGGCGGCGCCACGCCGTCGAGTGGGCTCGGCGTGACGCTGCTGGACGTGGCGGTCGTGGTCTTTCCGTCGGTGCTCCGCCAGGCGCTCACGCGCAGCGACTGGTTCCGCGCGGCCTGGGTGTACTTTGCGTTGCCAGCCGATCTGATGGCGATTGTGATCGCGACCAAGAACGTCGTGCTCGTCCGCTTTCTCCTGCCTTACCTGCTCTTCGTCACCGCGCTGCTTCTCGTCCAAAGCCTGTCCGAGGGCGCGCCAACCGGCGGTGTCGTGGTATTCCACGTGACTCACGCACTCTGGCTGGGCCTTCTCAGCCACGCGATTCTCATGGTCGAGCTCGCCGCCAATCCGGCGCTTCCATTCTCCGTCCCTGGGGGCAAGGGTGAGCGGACGTGGCACATCGCCCTGATCACCGTTGCCGCGATTGCCTTGGCAGAAGCCATGCCGTTCGCCTACGGCATCCTGTTTGGGTCGGCCGCGCACATGGCTGCGGCGCTGGCCGGCCTGCTGATCATCAACGTGCTGTTACACCGGGTGCTGCTATGGCGGACGCGACGGATCATTCGCCATCTCGCGTACGCCGGCTGAGGCGTGAACGCGATTGGCGGGGCTGCAGCCCCGCCTTCAGTTGAGACCAAGTAGGGTACAGTAGGAACATCATGGTTGACCGGGCGTTCGCGATCGACCAGCGTTACATGGCCCTCCTGGAGCAAATCCGCGACGCCGTGTTGGTGGTCGACGGTCATGGTCTGCTGACGCTCGTCAACGCCGCCTTGGTTCGCCTCGCCGGACAGACCGCCGATCAGCTCGTCGGTCAGCCCTTCACGGCGCTGGTCGCGCCCGAGAACCGGGGAAGCCTCCGTCATGGTCTCGAGAGCCTGACGACCGATGCTGAGGTCCAGTTGGCGATGACCCTTGTCCGCCCGGATGGCGCGCGCGTCGACACCGCCGCGCGCGCTCGCCGCATCGGACCGGACGCCGTGCAGTTGCTCTTCGATCCGGTCATCCAGTCGCCTCAGCACGAGGAGCGCCTGAGACATGCGCAACGCATGGAGGTCGTGGGCCGCCTTGCCGGCGGCATCGCCCACGACTTCAACAACTTGCTCACGGCAATCGTTGGCTATTGCGATCTGCTCGAAGAGCAGCTCATGGAGGCCGACGTGCGTCGCGGCGACCTCGAAGAGATCCGTGTAGCGGCCATGCGGGGCGCAGCGCTCACACGCCAGCTGCTCGCGCTGGGCCGCCGTCATGTCTCGCAGCGGTCGCCACTCGACCTGAACGCGCTGCTGCATCAAATGGACCATCTGTTGGAGCGCCTCGTTGGCGGCGAGGTCGCCGTGGTGTTCGACCTGGCCTCCGATCTCCTGATCATCGAGGCGGACAGGGCCCACGTCGAGCAAGTCGTCCTCAACCTTGCGACGAATGCTCGCGACGCGATGCCCGATGGTGGTACCTTGACGATTCGCACGGCGAACGAGGTGCTCGAGGCGGCACAGGTCCAAGACCACCCGGGGATGCCGCCGGGGCTCTTCATCCTGCTCGAAGTGAGCGACACGGGTGTGGGCATGACGCCGGATGTCCAGGCGCGCATGTTCGAGCCCTTCTACACGACGAAGGAGCCGACCAAGGGGACGGGGCTCGGATTGCCAATGGTGCAGGCGATCGTGTCCGAAGGCCACGGGTTCGTGGAGGTCGAGAGCGCGTCCGAGCGCGGCTCGACGTTTCGCGTGCACCTGCCGGCCGCCGAGCTCGCGTCGGATGACGCGAGATGATCCGAGCATCCGTTGTCCGCACAGCGGCGGCGCTCGTCTGCGCTAGCGGCCTCGTTGCTCGCGCCGATGTCACGGTTGACCAGGCCGACTCAGGGAAGCAGTGCAGCGCTGAGGCGTCCGCGCACGCGGATAAGGGGAAGCGCCTCGCCCTCGTGCTCGCGATGGACGAGGCGCGCCAAGCCTTTCAACGAGCCGCCACGCTCGACCCGCAGTGCCCAGTTGTTCAGTGGGGGCTGGCGGTCAGCAATCTGCCATGGCCCGGGGCAACGCCCACGCGTCTTGCGGAGGCACGAGCCCGCGACGAGCTGACGCGGGCAGGTGAGGCCGCAACCGGCCTGCAGCGCGCACACGTTCAGGCGCTCACCTCGCTGTTCGAGCCGGCAGACGAGCCGTTCCCTCGCCGCAGACTGGCGTATCGCGACGCGCTCCGCCGACTCGTCAAGGCGCATCCAGGCGACAACGAAGCGGTCGTGTGGCTCGCATTTGCCGAGCTGGCGCTTTCGACGGTGCCAGGTGACGAGGCGGCCAAGCGGGCAGCGGCGGTCGTCGGCGAGCGCTTCGGTGGCGTGCCGCGCGTGGCGAGCGCAGCGTTCGCACTGCTGCTGGCGATTGACGACGGCGCCAGTCCCGGTGACGATGCCCATCGGGTGGCGGATGTGGTGGCGCGCACCGCACCTGCTGTGCCTGGGCCGCGTCACGCCTCTGCACGACTGTATCGAGAGCTTGGTCTGTGGGAAGAGGCGGCGCGGCAGGACGAGGTGGCCCTGGGGCTCGTGGACGCGCTGATCGATCGGCGCTTGATGTACGGTCCGGGGCAGCAGTCGTTCATGCCGGAATCGCTACTCAGCTCGTACACGGAGCTGGGGCGGTTCGAGGACGCGGCCGCGCTCGTCGAAAGGATCGAGGAGGCGCTCGCGCGACCGGATGAAGCGCCGGAGCCCGCGACCGTCGATCGTGCGCGGCGTGGGCTCGCCGAGATGCGGGTGCGCCTGGCTCTCGAGCGCCAGGACTTGACCCTGGGCGCATCGCTTCCTCGTCGCCTCTTCGCCGATCAGGACCTCGATCTCTATTGGTTTGCGCGCGGGATGAGCGCCGCACGCTCCGCGTTTCCGCACCAGGATCAGGCCGCCTTTGCCGAGGCGCGTGAAGCGGCTGCCGAGCTCGAGGTCCTTGCGCGCGCGGCTGGTGCGTCGAGCGAGAGCATGCGCCGTTGGCTGTTGGTGCGGGCGGCGATCGCGGGCGGGCAGTATGAGCGCGACGAGATGACCGTGATGCTACGCCAAGCGCAAGAGATC contains:
- a CDS encoding PAS domain S-box protein, translating into MVDRAFAIDQRYMALLEQIRDAVLVVDGHGLLTLVNAALVRLAGQTADQLVGQPFTALVAPENRGSLRHGLESLTTDAEVQLAMTLVRPDGARVDTAARARRIGPDAVQLLFDPVIQSPQHEERLRHAQRMEVVGRLAGGIAHDFNNLLTAIVGYCDLLEEQLMEADVRRGDLEEIRVAAMRGAALTRQLLALGRRHVSQRSPLDLNALLHQMDHLLERLVGGEVAVVFDLASDLLIIEADRAHVEQVVLNLATNARDAMPDGGTLTIRTANEVLEAAQVQDHPGMPPGLFILLEVSDTGVGMTPDVQARMFEPFYTTKEPTKGTGLGLPMVQAIVSEGHGFVEVESASERGSTFRVHLPAAELASDDAR